TCTAGATGATGTAGCATCACATTGATTAGCGGCACTTCCACATGAGCTCAATGCAACATTCAAGTTGGCTTGATCGTTTATCAGgatttatttcaaaaacagCATACTTTGTCACCTACTACAATACGCATTGTTAAGTTTTAGTTACAGATAataaaagataaagatTACAAAGTTATTTACCAATAGCCTCATTTTAGACATGTCTTTCTCTAACTTCCTAGTGGTTAAACTTTAGAACTTAGGGCATATTGTCTGCATATATTACCACATTTTCTAAGTTGCTCACAACTGAGTAAATTATAATCAATATTCGATTTCTCATATTTCTATTCAATTCTCTAGGGCTTCAATAGATCTAACGGCAGTGGAGTAGGCTGAAGCTGGATTAACACCAGTTACCACTTTTCCATCAGTGATTGAATAATCATCCCAGGGTCCAATAGGAGCTAGATATTTAGCTCCATATTTTTTGGCGATATCTTCCACAGATGCCAGGCCCTTGGCTTTCATAATGTTATCAACACCCAGCATGGTCTCACCGACATCAGTAAAACCGGTGATAGATTTGCCTTTAATCAATGGCTTCCCTGTTTTCTTGTCGGTTAACCCATCGAAAATAACAGGACCATGACAAACTGCAGCGACAACACCGCCGTTAGCATAGACTTCAGATGCAACGTCTTGCAAGTCTTTTGCTTTTGGGTAATCAAATAAGGTACCATGACCAGCAgatgcaaaaaaaatactataaTCGTCCGCGTTTACTTCTTTTGGAGTATTGATTCTGGCCAATGTCTTATTAAAATCGGAACTTTTATTTAAGAAGTCATCTCTGTCTTGACCGTCTAGAAAATCCGTAACTAAGGAATGTTCATCCCAACCAAATTTTCCAGTTTCAGATACAAAATCGACTTCATAACCCTTTTTTCTAAATGTGTTGAAGGGATGTAAAGCCTCTACAACAAACACACCGGTCTTAGCTCCATCACTGTAGAACACATCGTTATAGGAAGTAAGAGCTAgtaaaactttttttggaGACATTGTTTAAATTTATTCAGGTATATTCTGTACACTTGCTCAGCGAAAAGTGAGGGTCAGAAGTAAAACAAGTTGTTGATGGAATATActtgaataataaaaatattaatcTTTCCTTATGCATGTTTAAATAGAAGGTTGAAACGGTGCGAAGATTATAGTATAATAACTGAACCGTTTAAGTCATCCcttaaattttttcttccattcCTTCGGTAGCTATTAGGTAAGCACCCACAagttccttttttttactttaaaTACTCGGAATTATGAATCATCAATGAAGCATGCAAAAATTCATTACGTAGCACTAAACATTAATAAGAATTAGAGTTACATATTCTACAACGTTGAATTCTTTTCAGAAGGGGTTAATGTTAGTAGTACTCCAACTGAGAGAAAGAACGACAACAGAAGACAGTGGGGAAAAATTCTATTCTGGAGTAAAGATGTTATCACAGTTACTATTCTTACTATTGCCATTAGGCAAACATAATAAATCACTAGTATTAGATTAGATAACTAGGAATATAAAGATAGTTTGAATAGTTCTTCGAAGAGGCCATAGTTTATTTCCTATAATAGTATACTACTGCAAGGCGTGAAAGAGCTCAGAACAAGTCGCACTGCACAGttaaaataaaagcatGCTGTATGATCAAGTGTTAATTGTCATCGGCGACTATTTTGCGTTTATTTCGTTTACTCTCTGATAGGTTTTGCAAGATAATGACCATTGAAAATGGTTAATTCAATTGCACTAGAATGTGTCCAGCAGTCgttattttcatcttcaagtAACATCTTACAGTAAACTCCTACTCTTTTAGCGTACTGTGTTGGAAAATGCAAACGTAGCCCAGTGCATGCGAAGCAGTAACAATTCccaaaataatgaagaaagtaaaCCGTACGGAACATAAGGTGTATACTCGCCTAATGTAAGAGTCTTGATCCACCCCGGAACTATGGATCagttaaaaaaagaggTTAAGAGTATAATCTCTGATCGACTATAGAGGAGGCGatgggaaaaaaaacaggAAATACGTAATATTGGGCAGCTAATAGCTTAGAGACAACACACTCTCTGAGATCTACATTGCAGCAGAGTGGGATAAATCTTCATCTATATCAAAGAATGAAAACTGATGAAAGGTATATTTATTCATTGACTAGTGCGGGGTACTAGTCGTTGTTGTAATGCTATTTAATGTGATGCGGATAAATGACACTAATTGAAAGGAAGCTGCAGTGAAATGTCCGAAAAGTTTTCAGcatagcaaaaaaaaaagttacaCAGCCTCAAAACAGAGAAGATCACGCAGTAAAAGAGATAGATATTACATCAGATTATGACTTGAGGTACTTCGTTCAGCTGCAACTATCCttattaaagaaaatagataAAGAAGACGGATAGAAATGAAACTGTGTTCAAAGGTATCTATCaacttaaaaaaatagtagttgaaaaataaaggcaATTTACAGGTTGTAGTTTAATAATCTTTCAAACTTGACAGAAGACTTTAGATATACTAAAAATGGTTCCAAGCAAGATAATGAAACAGTATCGGAGACATTATGAGCGGACCTTGACCGTTTGAACACCGCACTGACATCTATTAATATTTAAATTTTGGAATCTAAAGATTTAATATGTTATTAGAACAACACACAAGGAAATATGAGAGCAAAGAACAACCGTACCATACACACACAAGAAAATCAGCATGGCAACCTTGATATGCTCCGATATATCTTTCAATGTTGCGTTCTGTATCGAGTTATCTGTGTctaaacgaaaaaaaatggcGCAAGGAGCATTTTGTATCCTGGAGTTGTTCagaaatgagaaaaagacATTACAAGCGCCTCCCCTATTCTTAACGAGGTTTAGTCAGGAAAATCCCATTATCGGAATATCCAAAACTTACTGGTGACATTTTCacctaaaaaaaaatggttctAACACAGTTACCTTACAATTCACTAAATATGTGGCCCTATCAGTACTCCATAAGAATCATTAAATATCGTAATCAGGGGTGATCCGGCCAACATTAATCCGCCTCTATGCTACCTATTTTCATGTTATTCCTTGGCAAAACATGCCCCTTAATCATCTTCAACACACCGAGTAcgtcatcatcaaataGGGATAAACCCAGATTGCGGCCAAGACAAAATCAGAGGGCAAGAGAAAGCTACTATCTATGCTGTTGCCAAGTCCGGGCGAGAGGCACATCTAGTGCCTTCTATTCGTAGTAGGCCAATCATCAAGTTACTATACCCGACAATGACGGATGTACGGACTACATAAGTGCCGTTGTCACAAAAGTAACAATTTTGTCCCACCTATTCTAATCCATTTGACCCATTTGGCTCACTTTGATTCGACTTTGCGTCATTTTGACTGCGATGAAGGGTCTGAATTTGTCCTTCTGCGCCCGCCGTTTACCCCGCGGAAATGTCATTTGCTACTGCATTCGTGTGGTATCTCCGTCTCGTGGGGAATTCGGCGCTACGTTGCTGTTCGAGCGGCCCTGTTCATTgcatgaaaagaaagtaagCAGAAGGTGCTAGCCGTCCACTACGTCAGAAAGAGATGATGATTCCCCAGCGTTCCTCGGACCATGTACCGTTTTTGGTTGGTCAATTCTCGCTAGATGTAGCTATTGCGTTTGGCTGCTTTGGGATAGCAACAATCTAGACAACGTGCAGATCCCGGTAAGGGAATGGGTACTTCGTTCTTGGTAGGGCGCTCATTAGGAACGCTTGTAACGAGCAAGCAAATAAACAGGGAAATGAATAAAGTTTAATTGAGATTTTTTagcttcaattttttccttctcaaCACTGTTTGGTCTTAGAGGGTTAGAAGTGCAATTACGATTCAGGAGTAATCAATCTCATGATATATAAACAGGTATCAATACCAGTTGTTTTTAATCTTTTACTGATTGATGATaattgtttattttcaCTTGTTAACAcaaataaataaagaaaaaagagagtaTAATAATCGCGAAAGATGAAGGTTTCAAAAGTATCTAAGATTAAAGGAAAATTTATAAGCAGAACCAGTCATTGGGGATTAACAGGTCAGAAGTTGCGGTATTTTATCACCATTGCGTCCATGACGGGTTTCTCATTGTTTGGATACGACCAAGGATTAATGGCAAGTTTAATCACTGGTAAACAATTCAACTACGAATTTCCAGctacaaaagaaaacggTGACCATGACAGACATGCAACTGTAGTGCAAGGTGCAACTACTTCCTGTTATGAATTAGGTTGTTTTGTAGGTTCATTGTTTGTTATGTTTTATGGTGAAAGAATCGGTAGAAAGCCGTTAATCCTTTTGGGGTCTATAATAACTATTATAGGTGCTATTATCTCCACATGTGCATTTCGTGGCTACTGGGCATTGGGTCAGTTTATCGTCGGGAGAGTTGTCACAGGTGTTGGTACGGGCTTAAATACTTCCACTATTCCCGTTTGGCAATCTGAGATGTCTAAGCCAGAAAATAGAGGTTTGCTAGTTAATCTAGAAGGTTCTACAATCGCATTCGGTACCATGATCGCTTACTGGATTGACTTTGGATTGTCATACACAAATAGCTCCGTTCAATGGAGATTTCCCGTATCGATGCAAATCGTTTTTGCCCTGTTCCTACTTGCTTTCATGATTAATTTACCTGAGTCACCTCGTTGGTTGATTTCTCAGAGTCGAACTGAAGAAGCACGCTATCTGGTGGGAACGCTAGACGATGCAGATCCAAATGACGAAGAAGTTATCACAGAAGTTGCTATGCTTCACGACGCTGTCAACAGGACCAAACACGAAAAGCATTCTTTGTCTAGTTTGTTCTCCAGAGGCAAATCCCAAAATTTACAAAGAGCCTTGATTGCAGCTTCAacacaattttttcagcagTTTACTGGTTGTAACGCTGCCATATACTATTCTACTGTGCTATTCAACAAGACAATTAAACTAGATTATAGATTATCAATGATTATAGGTGGTGTCTTCGCAACAATCTATGCCTTATCTACTATCGGTTCGTTCTTTTTGATAGAAAAGCTAGGTAGACGTAAGCTATTTTTATTAGGTGCCACAGGCCAAGCTGTTTCATTCACAATTACATTCGCATGCCTGGTTAAAGAGAATAAAGAGAATGCAAGAGGTGCCGCCGTCGGTctatttttgttcattaCGTTCTTCGGTTTATCCTTGTTATCATTGCCATGGATATATCCACCAGAAATTGCATCAATGAAAGTTCGTGCATCAACAAACGCTTTCTCTACATGCACTAATTGGCTGTGTAACTTTGCTGTGGTTATGTTCACCCCCATTTTTATCGGACAGTCCGGATGGGGTTGCTACTTATTCTTTGCTGTTATGAATTATCTGTACATTCCagttattttctttttctaccCTGAAACTGCAGGTAGAAGtttagaagaaatagataTTATCTTTGCTAAAGCCTATGAAGATGGTACTCAACCATGGAGAGTCGCAAATCTCCTACCTAAATTGTCGTTACAAGAGGTCGAAGATCATGCCAATGCTTTGGGCTCGTACGACGACGAGATGGAAAAGGATGATTTTGCTGAAGATAGACTTGAGGATACATACAACCAAATGAAcggtgataactcatctagttcttcaaacattaaaaatgaagacaCAGTTAATGATAAGGCAACTTCAGAAAACTGACTAATGTATTCGCCAAACCCACAATTTATTCTGTACTTTACTTAAAAGAGGCATTCTTGCAAGGTTTATATTTAAGCTTTGCTGCATCACTAATATTCATAATACTATAATTTCAGTATATTCATTCCAATATCTATCTGTTAGTCTTTTGAGAAACCACAATCATTCGCACTTCCCCGCTCTTCCGTAAAGCCATAGGAAAGTCTGCAAGTTAGCCCAACCGACTCCGCAATCTTAATATTTACtgaaatatatacatgaTGGCTATAAATAACCTTCAAATGAAGTTTCTCACAAGATCGAAACTTCATTGCCTAATAACAGGTATCTAGAACTTGAGCAGATGAATCTAAGTATTGggagaaattttttgatgcaTGTGTCTCCATAGGAATGCTATCTTAAACTGTTGTTCACTCACCACACCCTCTGATATTACAACATCTAAGCTTACCGTACCATAATACACCCCAAGCATATAaacattcaaaaaaaagttttaatACATAATCAAGTATTTTATTCTCTCTGCCACCATGTCGTTCCTTTCGTAAAAGAGggtttgaagaaatatctGTGCTTAGCTCTAAGCCTTGTACATCGTTTTGGGCAATACAGTTGAGGTTTGTTGCAAGGTCTATTCGATCACTCCTTATATACTTCATTTCCCTCATCAGCTACTTTCAGGAAATATGAACTAGTTTGTTTTGAATGTTGGTATGACATAAGCTCTGCTCATTTCCATATGTATCACAAGATAAGCATCGTCGTATAATGAAGCTTACCGTTACTACTGGTAGCAGCGATGGCAAAAGTTGGACCAGTACGTGGACACGCAACCAAATGCTTTATATGACAAAGAGTAAATGCCGTCAGACACTTTAAAAATATATGGATTTTACACACTAAACAAGTTTCTATCTTGTTATACTTAACATGTCTGCACGTATATAGGTTTACTTCgtggtatttttttataatttgGGCACAATGACGAAATCTGTCAATCCAGGAAAATGACGCGCATTTTCTGTTTACCGTTAAACttctcaaaaaaagcataCTCGATCCAATGTACTTAAGATCAATGGCAGATAAACTATCACATAACTTGATGGTGCTAGTATAAACTAATTTCACTATTTACAACCGAATACACTGCAACTGTTTTAAATTGGTAGGTATGTTCCTGTTGCCCAGTAAAGTCACATCAGCTTTTCTAAAATCTACAGGCCTGTTTGCTAGGTTTCCTTTGTTAAGTAGAACCATTTCAAACTCTTCCTCTCTTCCTTCTTATGAACTATCAAAGGATGTAGCCAGAATATCAACTTTGCCTCcaagaccaaaaaaaattgttgtcGCGATTACTGGCGCGACTGGTGTTGCGTTGGGAATCAGACTTCTCCAAGTGTTAAAAGAGTTGAGCGTTGAAACACATTTAGTAATATCAAAATGGGGTGCAGCGACAATGAAATATGAAACAGATTGGGAACCACATGACGTAGCAGCATTGGCAACTAGAACATACTCTTTTCGGGATGTTTCCGCATGCATTTCATCTGGATCTTTTCAGCATGATGGTATGATTGTGGTACCCTGTTCCATGAAATCACTAGCTGCGATTAGAATAGGTTTCACAGAGGATCTAATCACGAGAGCTGCTGATGTTGcaattaaagaaaaccGTAAGTTACTATTAGTTACTCGAGAAACACCTTTATCCTCTATCCACCTTGAAAACATGCTGTCCTTATGTAGGGCAGGTGTTATAATATTCCCTCCAGTGCCTGCATTTTATACAAGACCCAAAAGTATGGATGACCTGTTGGAACAAAGCGTCGGTAGGATTTTAGACTGCTTTGGCATCCACGCTGACACTTTTCCTCGTTGGGAGGGGATAAAGAGCAAGTAGTGCTTCATTTGAGCATTTTTTAAGTTATTTAACGGCTGATAGAGTTAAATTGTTTGTTATTGGCTGAATACTTCTTACATTTCCCTTCGCCCTAGCCCGACTTGTTCCAACGGAAGTGCGAACCGTGGATCTGCCGATACCATTCTATATGCAGCGCAAATTTTTACACATGTACTTCTTCCTAACAGTAGCGCCAGCTTAAATAGTTTTTAAAATGTTATTTCACTCGACCTACAGTCCAATCTCTATCCATATTTTTCTGGCAAGCTTCAGATTGTGTACGTAATTTTTGTCAACGTGGCCGCCGTGGTGGCGTACTTTTTCTTATAGAATGAGCTCATGATATTAAGAATGTAAACAGGTACCATATCTCTTCttgatttcaaatctttatAAAACATTAGTAAAATTGTTACATCACCAATCTGAAAAACCGTCAGTTTATATAACTCAATGAGAAAACTAAATCCTGCTTTAGAATTCCGAGACTTCATCCAGGTTCTCaaggatgaagatgactTAATCGAAATCACTGAAGAGATTGATCCGAATCTAGAAGTGGGCGCAATCATGAGGAAGGCGTACGAATCCAATTTACCAGCTCCgttattcaaaaatgttAAAGGTGCTTCGAAGAATCTTTTCAGCATTTTGGGTTGTCCAGCCGGTTTGAGAAGTAAGGAAAAAGGTGATCATGGTAGAATTGCCCATCATCTAGGCCTTGACCCAAAGACAACGATCAAGGAAATTATAGACTATTTATTGGAATGTAAGGGCAAAGAGCCACTTTCCCCGACCCCCGTTCCTGTATCATCCGCACCTTGCAAGACACATATACtttctgaagaaaaaattcatttacAAAGTCTGCCAACGCCATATTTACATGTTTCTGACGGCGGTAAGTACTTGCAAACGTACGGAATGTGGATTCTTCAAACTCCAGATAGAAAATGGACTAATTGGTCAATTGCTAGAGGTATGGTTGTCGATGATAAGCATATCACAGGTCTGGTAATTAAACCACAACACATCAGGCAAATTGCCGACTCTTGGGCAGCTATTGGCAAAGGAAATGAAATCCCTTTTGCTTTATGTTTTGGTGTTCCGCCAGCGGCAATTTTAGTTAGTTCCATGCCAATTCCTGAGGGTGTCTCTGAATCGGATTATGTCGGAGCAATCTTGGGTGAATCAGTACCCGTTGTAAAATGTGAAACTAGTGACTTAATGGTTCCTGCAACTAGCGAGATGGTTTTTGAGGGTACCTTATCGCTGACAGATACACATCTAGAGGGCCCATTCGGTGAAATGCATGGGTATGTTTTTGAAGGCCAAGGTCACCCTTGCCCATTGTATACTGTCAAAGCCATGAGTCACAGAGATAATGCTATTCTTCCTGTATCCAACCCGGGTCTTTGTACGGATGAAACTCACACTTTGATTGGTTCACTAGTGGCCACTGAGGCTAAGGAGCTTGCTATCGAATCTGGCTTGCCAGTTCTGGATGCCTTTATGCCGTATGAGGCTCAGGCCCTTTGGCTGGTTCTGAAGGTTGACGTAAAACAGCTGCAGGAGCTGAAGACTACACCAGAAGAATTTTGCAAGAAGGTAGGTGACATCTACTTTAGGACAAAGGTTGGATTTATCGTCCATGAGATAGTTTTAGTTGCAGACGATATTGATatattcaatttcaaagaagTCATCTGGGCCTATGTCACAAGACATACTCCTGTTGCAGACCAGacaatttttgaagatgtCACATCTTTTCCTTTGGCTCCCTTTGTTTCGCAGTCATTTAGAAGTAAAACTCTAAAAGGTGGAAAATGTGTTACGAATTGCATATTCAGACAGCAATATGAGCGCAACTTTGATTACATCACTtgtaattttgaaaagggaTATCCAAAGGAATTAGTTGATAAagtaaatgaaaattgGAATAATTATGGATATAAATAATTGCCATAGACTTTCTACGGAAGAAAAACCATATAATCAGATTCTAAATAAAATTATCCGAACTTTTATACTCCACGGTTTTGGGGTAATTTGATTGCAGTGACAAGCAGTGCGCCAATAACACTATCCATCTTTCGTACAAAGTGAAGATAAGGTTATTTTCCTGAGGTGAGAACCGTAAATCTTTATAAACAAGGAGTATTTTATAACTAAACTTAAAACCTTGTTACTTATGGAATTAATCTTGACTAATAGGCAGATGATCAACaattattgattttgagTGAAAGTCCATAAAGTTACAGTATGTAATTACAGTATGTAATTAAGGAATGTCTGTAAATATATgctccttttttttcaacttacTATGATTTTAGTAGAACACCATGATGATGTAGATGCGTAATACTCTATAAACGTAACATCGTTAAAGCATTGGTtattttaatttcttttcataaaCCAATATCTCTGACAGcacataaaaaataaatggaCTATATTAACAGCAAATATCGGTTAATCTAGGGCATAATTATTTaacatcaaaaagaaagttgcTAGTTGTTCTAGTATTGCTCGGAGTACTTCAAACGGTAAAAAGataatttttgttttccgCTTTTGTCATTGAATAGCTGAGAAATTTCCTCCCTAGCGACCATTTAGGGAATGTAGCTAACAAAAATGATTCAAGTATGTTGCGCCTAAGCAGATCTGAACTCTATAAGTTGAATCACTATATCATTGAAATATAGTGGCGAGCGCGTACATAAAATCAAAGGAACTATGCAATAGACTCAATTAAATGCCACATAGCTATTTAAGACTCCAAATCTCCAATACAATCATTCGTTAAAGATTTCT
The Saccharomyces mikatae IFO 1815 strain IFO1815 genome assembly, chromosome: 4 genome window above contains:
- the PAD1 gene encoding phenylacrylic acid decarboxylase PAD1 (similar to Saccharomyces cerevisiae PAD1 (YDR538W)) encodes the protein MFLLPSKVTSAFLKSTGLFARFPLLSRTISNSSSLPSYELSKDVARISTLPPRPKKIVVAITGATGVALGIRLLQVLKELSVETHLVISKWGAATMKYETDWEPHDVAALATRTYSFRDVSACISSGSFQHDGMIVVPCSMKSLAAIRIGFTEDLITRAADVAIKENRKLLLVTRETPLSSIHLENMLSLCRAGVIIFPPVPAFYTRPKSMDDLLEQSVGRILDCFGIHADTFPRWEGIKSK
- the HSP31 gene encoding glutathione-independent methylglyoxalase (similar to Saccharomyces cerevisiae HSP31 (YDR533C)), translated to MSPKKVLLALTSYNDVFYSDGAKTGVFVVEALHPFNTFRKKGYEVDFVSETGKFGWDEHSLVTDFLDGQDRDDFLNKSSDFNKTLARINTPKEVNADDYSIFFASAGHGTLFDYPKAKDLQDVASEVYANGGVVAAVCHGPVIFDGLTDKKTGKPLIKGKSITGFTDVGETMLGVDNIMKAKGLASVEDIAKKYGAKYLAPIGPWDDYSITDGKVVTGVNPASAYSTAVRSIEALEN
- the STL1 gene encoding glucose-inactivated glycerol proton symporter STL1 (similar to Saccharomyces cerevisiae STL1 (YDR536W)), yielding MKVSKVSKIKGKFISRTSHWGLTGQKLRYFITIASMTGFSLFGYDQGLMASLITGKQFNYEFPATKENGDHDRHATVVQGATTSCYELGCFVGSLFVMFYGERIGRKPLILLGSIITIIGAIISTCAFRGYWALGQFIVGRVVTGVGTGLNTSTIPVWQSEMSKPENRGLLVNLEGSTIAFGTMIAYWIDFGLSYTNSSVQWRFPVSMQIVFALFLLAFMINLPESPRWLISQSRTEEARYLVGTLDDADPNDEEVITEVAMLHDAVNRTKHEKHSLSSLFSRGKSQNLQRALIAASTQFFQQFTGCNAAIYYSTVLFNKTIKLDYRLSMIIGGVFATIYALSTIGSFFLIEKLGRRKLFLLGATGQAVSFTITFACLVKENKENARGAAVGLFLFITFFGLSLLSLPWIYPPEIASMKVRASTNAFSTCTNWLCNFAVVMFTPIFIGQSGWGCYLFFAVMNYLYIPVIFFFYPETAGRSLEEIDIIFAKAYEDGTQPWRVANLLPKLSLQEVEDHANALGSYDDEMEKDDFAEDRLEDTYNQMNGDNSSSSSNIKNEDTVNDKATSEN
- the FDC1 gene encoding putative phenylacrylic acid decarboxylase FDC1 (similar to Saccharomyces cerevisiae FDC1 (YDR539W)), giving the protein MRKLNPALEFRDFIQVLKDEDDLIEITEEIDPNLEVGAIMRKAYESNLPAPLFKNVKGASKNLFSILGCPAGLRSKEKGDHGRIAHHLGLDPKTTIKEIIDYLLECKGKEPLSPTPVPVSSAPCKTHILSEEKIHLQSLPTPYLHVSDGGKYLQTYGMWILQTPDRKWTNWSIARGMVVDDKHITGLVIKPQHIRQIADSWAAIGKGNEIPFALCFGVPPAAILVSSMPIPEGVSESDYVGAILGESVPVVKCETSDLMVPATSEMVFEGTLSLTDTHLEGPFGEMHGYVFEGQGHPCPLYTVKAMSHRDNAILPVSNPGLCTDETHTLIGSLVATEAKELAIESGLPVLDAFMPYEAQALWLVLKVDVKQLQELKTTPEEFCKKVGDIYFRTKVGFIVHEIVLVADDIDIFNFKEVIWAYVTRHTPVADQTIFEDVTSFPLAPFVSQSFRSKTLKGGKCVTNCIFRQQYERNFDYITCNFEKGYPKELVDKVNENWNNYGYK